In a single window of the Plodia interpunctella isolate USDA-ARS_2022_Savannah chromosome 26, ilPloInte3.2, whole genome shotgun sequence genome:
- the LOC128681103 gene encoding uncharacterized protein LOC128681103 isoform X2 — MPSPPNQYGIPNRSSSSNDSTSPEAFPDFTAFPSTPEFKLLSNTSSPQSSASDTPIGVRRRPIVGRKILSTPEQFKTYEMPQTSPIQMQTPMRRWDHEQDFSTSPFSTEELTASNQKYMHHVYYELFPKENKGFEFKTPVKVQNSPMNLNRGSVSPVSGDDSRAMAIYKANQNRSPKYSTASTSNNVAAWKMCTFCRKNGETPMVYMTHKVKERIGNDFVVTCPILRSHVCPTCGGSGDNAHTITYCPILRHRNHGLPLQSTTITLKNTRVKSNGRKRF; from the exons ATGCCATCGCCACCAAACCAATATGGCATCCCCAACCGTTCATCCAGCTCCAACGACTCCACATCCCCCGAGGCTTTTCCAGATTTCACTGCTTTTCCATCCACTCCAGAGTTTAAACTTCTCTCTAACACTTCAAGCCCTCAGAGCTCTGCATCTGACACTCCGATTGGTGTAAGACGACGACCAATTGTAGGCCGGAAGATTCTCTCAACACCGGAACAATTTAAAACCTATGAAATGCCTCAAACATCACCAATTCAAATGCAAACTCCAATGAGAAGATGGGATCATGAACAAGACTTTTCTACATCACCATTCTCAACTGAAGAGCTAACTGCTTCTAACCAAAAATACATGCATCATGTGTATTATGAATTATTCCCAAAGGAGAATAAAGGATTTGAGTTCAAAACTCCAGTGAAAGTACAGAATTCTCCAATGAATCTGAATAGAGGCTCAGTAAGCCCAGTTTCAGGCGATGATTCGAGGGCTATGGCCATTTACAAAGCAAACCAGAATAGGTCGCCAAAGTACAGTACCGCATCAACATCTAATAATGTAGCTGCATGGAAAATGTGCACTTTTTGCCGAAAAAATGGGGAGACTCCTATGGTATACATGACACACAAG GTGAAAGAAAGAATTGGGAATGACTTTGTGGTAACCTGCCCAATTTTGAGGTCGCATGTCTGCCCGACCTGCGGAGGTTCTGGGGACAATGCTCACACTAT taccTACTGCCCAATTCTACGCCATAGGAACCATGGACTTCCCCTGCAGTCCACCACTATAACTCTGAAGAACACACGCGTCAAGAGCAATGGTAGGAAGCGCTTTTAA
- the LOC128681103 gene encoding uncharacterized protein LOC128681103 isoform X1, translating to MKMFPSRHMLDYMTEINRLFPKTTENETRLQSPGFFSNTAMPSPPNQYGIPNRSSSSNDSTSPEAFPDFTAFPSTPEFKLLSNTSSPQSSASDTPIGVRRRPIVGRKILSTPEQFKTYEMPQTSPIQMQTPMRRWDHEQDFSTSPFSTEELTASNQKYMHHVYYELFPKENKGFEFKTPVKVQNSPMNLNRGSVSPVSGDDSRAMAIYKANQNRSPKYSTASTSNNVAAWKMCTFCRKNGETPMVYMTHKVKERIGNDFVVTCPILRSHVCPTCGGSGDNAHTITYCPILRHRNHGLPLQSTTITLKNTRVKSNGRKRF from the exons AGACCAGGCTACAATCACCAGGCTTCTTCAGCAACACTGCAATGCCATCGCCACCAAACCAATATGGCATCCCCAACCGTTCATCCAGCTCCAACGACTCCACATCCCCCGAGGCTTTTCCAGATTTCACTGCTTTTCCATCCACTCCAGAGTTTAAACTTCTCTCTAACACTTCAAGCCCTCAGAGCTCTGCATCTGACACTCCGATTGGTGTAAGACGACGACCAATTGTAGGCCGGAAGATTCTCTCAACACCGGAACAATTTAAAACCTATGAAATGCCTCAAACATCACCAATTCAAATGCAAACTCCAATGAGAAGATGGGATCATGAACAAGACTTTTCTACATCACCATTCTCAACTGAAGAGCTAACTGCTTCTAACCAAAAATACATGCATCATGTGTATTATGAATTATTCCCAAAGGAGAATAAAGGATTTGAGTTCAAAACTCCAGTGAAAGTACAGAATTCTCCAATGAATCTGAATAGAGGCTCAGTAAGCCCAGTTTCAGGCGATGATTCGAGGGCTATGGCCATTTACAAAGCAAACCAGAATAGGTCGCCAAAGTACAGTACCGCATCAACATCTAATAATGTAGCTGCATGGAAAATGTGCACTTTTTGCCGAAAAAATGGGGAGACTCCTATGGTATACATGACACACAAG GTGAAAGAAAGAATTGGGAATGACTTTGTGGTAACCTGCCCAATTTTGAGGTCGCATGTCTGCCCGACCTGCGGAGGTTCTGGGGACAATGCTCACACTAT taccTACTGCCCAATTCTACGCCATAGGAACCATGGACTTCCCCTGCAGTCCACCACTATAACTCTGAAGAACACACGCGTCAAGAGCAATGGTAGGAAGCGCTTTTAA